Below is a window of Desmonostoc muscorum LEGE 12446 DNA.
TATTAAACCTCTCTTTTTCTCCACCTCTGCGACTATAGCGCCAACAAAAGTTAATCAATCAAAAATCTTCCCTACTCCCTACTCCCCACCTTTTTAAATTACACATTTGAATAAACAAAAATTATGAATAAAGAAGCTGAATACGACTACATTGTTGTTGGTTCGGGTGCTGGAGGAGGCCCTGTAGCTGCAAATTTAGCAAAAGCAGGCTACAAAGTTTTGCTGATGGAAGCGGGTGGAGATCCGTTACGCGATGAAAAAGACAAAGATAGAGAACGCTACACTTACTCAGTACCAGCATTTCACGCGCGGGCGACGGAAGATAATGATTTGAGGTGGGATTTTTTTGTTAAACACTACTCCAATGAAGAACAGCAGCAGCGTGATTCTAAGTTTAGCCCAGAGCATAAGGGTATTTTGTATCCGCGAGCCGGGACATTGGGGGGATGCACTGCTCATAATGCGATGATTACGGTGTATCCTCACAACAGTGACTGGGACAAAATTGCAGAGATTACAGGGGATGCTTCCTGGAACAGCGATAATATGCGGAAGTATTTTGAAAGGTTGGAGCGCTGCAATTACCTCGATCGCCCCATCAACCCCAATGATAATCCGACTCGTCACGGCTTTGATGGCTGGCTGACAACCAATTTAGCAGATCCTAAGTTAGTTGTGCGCGATCGCCAACTCCTAAAAGTTATCGTTAAATCTGCTGTTCAAGCTTTAGGAGAACAGGGTAAAAGTTTACCCCAAGTGATTAAGGTAGTTTTTAAGAGTTTCTTGGCTAATATATTAGCTTTTCTCAAACTACGCCAAAAAGATCCTCTGGAGTTTTTAGACACACTTTTAGACCCGAATGATTGGAAAATCACCAAAGTCAGTGGTGAAGGTGTCTTTTCTGTTCCACTTGCTGTTAAGGATGGAAAACGCACTGGTACAAGGGAATATATTCGAGAAACTGAACGCCAGTTTCCCGACAGATTAATTGTAAAAACTCATGCATTGGTAACCAAGGTTTTGTTCGATGAAAATAACACTGCGATCGGCGTAGAATATCTTGAAGGAAAACACATATATCGTGCAGATCCTCAAGCAGATAAAACAGAAAATAGCTTCCAAAATAGCCACACGGTGTTAGTTAAAAGAGAAGTCATCTTATCTGGAGGTGCTTTTAATACTCCGCAAATACTCAAATTATCTGGAATTGGTCCGAAAGAAGAATTAACTAATTTAGGAATAGAAGTCCGCGTGGATCTTCCAGGAGTTGGTACGAATTTACAGGATCGCTATGAAGTGGGCGTGGTAAGTGAAATGAATCAAAATTTTAGCATCCTGGATAATTGTACATTTACCGAACCAGAACCTGGAAAGAAAATCAGCGATACCTGTTTATTAGAATGGAATCGTTCCAAATCAGGTGTATATGTAACTAATGGAGCGGTGTTAGGGATTATCAAGAAATCTCATGGAGATAAACCAGAACCAGACTTATTTATTTTTGGATTACCAGCTTTTTTCAAAGGTTATTTTCTCAAATATTCTGAAGACATTGGTAAGTATAAAAACTGTTTTACTTGGGCTGTACTCAAGGCTCATACGAACAACACAGCCGGTTCAGTCACACTCAGAACAACTGACCCTAAAGATGTTCCAGAAATTAATTTTAAATACTTCGATGAAGGTAACGATGTCAACGAACAAGACCTACTATCTGTTGTCGAGGGAGTAGAATTTGTTAGACGCTTGACAAAG
It encodes the following:
- a CDS encoding GMC family oxidoreductase, yielding MNKEAEYDYIVVGSGAGGGPVAANLAKAGYKVLLMEAGGDPLRDEKDKDRERYTYSVPAFHARATEDNDLRWDFFVKHYSNEEQQQRDSKFSPEHKGILYPRAGTLGGCTAHNAMITVYPHNSDWDKIAEITGDASWNSDNMRKYFERLERCNYLDRPINPNDNPTRHGFDGWLTTNLADPKLVVRDRQLLKVIVKSAVQALGEQGKSLPQVIKVVFKSFLANILAFLKLRQKDPLEFLDTLLDPNDWKITKVSGEGVFSVPLAVKDGKRTGTREYIRETERQFPDRLIVKTHALVTKVLFDENNTAIGVEYLEGKHIYRADPQADKTENSFQNSHTVLVKREVILSGGAFNTPQILKLSGIGPKEELTNLGIEVRVDLPGVGTNLQDRYEVGVVSEMNQNFSILDNCTFTEPEPGKKISDTCLLEWNRSKSGVYVTNGAVLGIIKKSHGDKPEPDLFIFGLPAFFKGYFLKYSEDIGKYKNCFTWAVLKAHTNNTAGSVTLRTTDPKDVPEINFKYFDEGNDVNEQDLLSVVEGVEFVRRLTKRTQLFTKAELLPNKSIDEQHEIKQFIKDEAWGHHACGTCKIGRKDDQMAVLDSDFKVYGTQNLRVVDASVFPFIPGFFIVTPIYMISEKASDVILQYAATNTISELHEV